Proteins found in one Melospiza georgiana isolate bMelGeo1 chromosome 1, bMelGeo1.pri, whole genome shotgun sequence genomic segment:
- the LOC131086295 gene encoding uncharacterized protein LOC131086295 — translation MKNQELHEVLHHLVSSMSTKNLEVHEVLQLHHVLSSISMKNLEVHELLHHVVSSISTKNLEVHEVPHHVVGSISTRNLELHEVLHHVLSSIFMKNLEVHEVLQLHHVLGSIFMKNLEVHDVLHHVLSSISTKNLEVHEVLHQVLSSISMKNLEVHEVLHHVVSSIFMKNQELHEVLHHMVSSMSTRNLEVHEVLHHVVSSIFMKNLEVHVLSSISTKIQDLQELLHAPLTELHLQQDLLARDCPHPPPPTRSRRSPRGPPRPPGCVSRGS, via the exons ATGAAGAACCAGGAGCTCCATGAGGTTCTCCATCACCTGGTGAGCTCCATGTCCACCAAGAACCTGGAGGTCCATGAG GTTCTCCAACTTCACCATGTGCTGAGCTCCATCTCCATGAAGAACCTGGAG GTCCATGAGCTTCTCCACCACGTGGTGAG CTCCATCTCCACCAAGAACCTGGAG GTCCATGAGGTTCCTCACCACGTGGTGGGATCAATCTCCACCAGGAACCTGGAGCTCCATGAGGTTCTCCACCACGTGCTGAGCTCCATCTTCATGAAGAACCTGGAGGTCCATGAG GTTCTCCAACTTCACCATGTGCTGGGCTCCATCTTCATGAAGAACCTGGAGGTCCATGACGTTCTCCACCACGTGCTGAGCTCCATCTCTACCAAGAACCTGGAGGTCCATGAGGTTCTCCACCAGGTGCTGAGCTCCATCTCCATGAAGAACCTGGAG GTCCATGAGGTTCTCCACCACGTGGTGAGCTCCATCTTCATGAAGAACCAGGAGCTCCATGAGGTTCTCCATCACATGGTGAGCTCCATGTCCACCAGGAACCTGGAGGTCCATGAGGTTCTCCACCACGTGGTGAGCTCCATCTTCATGAAGAACCTGGAGGTCCATGTGCTGAGCTCCATCTCCACCAAGATCCAGGATCTCCAGGAGCTTCTCCATGCTCCCCTCACCGAGCTCCATCTCCAGCAGGACCTCCTGGCCAGGGATTGTCCCCATCCTCCCCCACCCACCCGGAGCAGGAGAAGTCCTCGAGGTCCACCCCGacctcctggctgtgtctccagGGGTTCCTGA
- the LOC131085695 gene encoding uncharacterized protein LOC131085695 — protein sequence MGPHPVWDLLHLGDLPGPGDHFGTFSTLGTIPGSWGPPHCGDFSILGDLVDIGDTEVAPGEDLGTPRWDLEKVRGHQGGTWRRSEDTKVGPGEGLESPRWDLEKVWGHQGGTWRSGVTKVEPGEGLGSPRWDLVDIGVTEVGPGGDSGSPRWDLEKVWGHQGGTWWDLGDTKVGPGEGLGSPRWDLEDLKKTEGHQGGTCWKLGDTKVGPGGTWGTPRWDLVDMEVTKVGPAGGLGSPRWDLEKIWGHQGGTWWTLGSPRWDLEKVWGHQGGTWRRFGVTKVGPGSGGSTKIGPGEDSGTPGWDLEDLKKIEGHQGGTW from the exons ATGGGACCCCACCCAGTTTGGGACCTTCTCCACCTTGGGGACCTCCCAGGACCTGGTGACCATTTTGGGACCTTCTCCACTTTGGGGACCATCCCAGGATCTTGGGGACCCCCCCACTGTGGGGACTTCTCCATTTTGGGGGACCTGgtggacattggggacaccgaGGTGGCACCTGGAGAAGATCTGGGGACACCAAGGTGGGACCTGGAGAAGGTTCGGGGTCACCAAG GTGGGACCTGGAGGAGATCTGAGGACACCAAGGTGGGACCTGGAGAAGGTTTGGAGTCACCAAGGTGGGACCTGGAGAAGGTCTGGGGTCACCAAGGTGGGACCTGGAGATCTGGGGTCACCAAGGTGGAACCTGGAGAAGGTCTGGGGTCACCAAGGTGGGACCTGGTGGACATCGGGGTCACCGAG GTGGGACCTGGAGGAGACTCGGGGTCACCAAGGTGGGACCTGGAGAAGGTTTGGGGTCACCAAGGTGGGACCTGGTGGGACTTGGGGGAcaccaag GTGGGACCTGGAGAAGGTTTGGGGTCACCAAGGTGGGACCTGGAGGATCTGAAGAAGACTGAGGGGCACCAAGGTGGGACCTGCTGGAA ACTCGGGGACACCAAGGTGGGACCTGGTGGGACTTGGGGGACACCAAGGTGGGACCTGGTAGACATGGAGGTCACCAAGGTGGGACCTGCTGGAGGTTTGGGGTCACCAAGGTGGGACCTGGAGAAGATCTGGGGTCACCAAGGTGGGACCTGGTGGACATTGGGGTCACCAAGGTGGGACCTGGAGAAGGTTTGGGGTCACCAAGGTGGGACCTGGAGAAGGTTTGGGGTCACCAAGGTGGGACCTGGAAGTGGTGGGAGCACCAAG ATTGGACCTGGAGAAGACTCGGGGACACCAGGGTGGGACCTGGAGGATCTGAAGAAGATTGAGGGACACCAAGGTGGGACCTGGTAG
- the LOC131085687 gene encoding uncharacterized protein LOC131085687, producing MEVTKVGMVPKMEKVPKMGDPIEGPQNGGVTKVEKVPKMEKVTKVETVPKMGGPMKGVPKMEKVPKMGDAIEGPQNGGVSKVEMVPKMEKVPKVEKVPKMKGPMKGVPKVEKVPKMEVPKVEKVPKVEKVTKMGTVPKTGGPQNGDGPQNGGPQNGEGPQNGEGPQNGGPQNVEGHQGGDSAQNGGGVPKMGGPQDEEGPQNRGSHQGGPQNGDGPQNGGPQGGEGPQNGEAHQGGDSPQNGGVPKMGMVPKMGVPKVEKVPKLEKVTKVGTVPKMRGVPKMGESKMKKVPKIGDPIKGVPKMGTVPKMGVPKLGWGSPS from the exons ATGGAGGTCACCAAGGTGGGGATGGTCCCCAAAATGGAGAAGGTCCCCAAAATGGGGGATCCCATTGAAGGTCCCCAAAATGGGGGGGTCACCAAGGTGGAGAAGGTCCCCAAAATGGAGAAGGTCACCAAG GTGGAGACAGTCCCCAAAATGGGGGGTCCCATGAAGGGGGTCCCCAAAATGGAGAAG GTCCCCAAAATGGGGGATGCCATTGAAGGTCCCCAAAATGGGGGTGTCAGCAAGGTGGAGATGGTCCCCAAAATGGAGAAG GTCCCCAAGGTGGAGAAGGTCCCCAAAATGAAGGGTCCCATGAAGGGGGTCCCCAAGGTGGAAAAGGTCCCCAAAATGGAGGTCCCCAAGGTGGAGAAGGTCCCCAAGGTGGAGAAG GTCACCAAGATGGGGACAGTGCCCAAAACTGGGGGTCCCCAAAATGGGGATGGTCCCCAAAATGGGGGTCCCCAAAATGGAGAAGGTCCTCAAAATGGAGAAGGTCCCCAAAATGGGGGTCCCCAAAATGTAGAAGGCCACCAAGGTGGGGACAGTGCCCAAAATGGAGGGGGGGTCCCCAAAATGGGAGGTCCCCAAGATGAAGAAGGTCCCCAAAATAGGGGATCCCATCAAGGGGGTCCCCAAAATGGAGACGGTCCCCAAAATGGGGGTCCCCAAGGTGGAGAAGGTCCCCAAAATGGAGAAGCTCACCAAGGTGGGGACAGTCCCCAAAATGGAG GGGTCCCCAAAATGGGGATGGTCCCCAAAATGGGGGTCCCCAAGGTGGAGAAGGTCCCCAAACTGGAGAAGGTCACCAAGGTGGGGACAGTCCCCAAAATGCGAGGGGTCCCCAAAATGGGAGAGTCCAAGATGAAGAAGGTCCCCAAAATAGGGGATCCCATAAAGGGGGTCCCCAAAATGGGGACGGTCCCAAAAATGGGGGTCCCCAAATTAGGGTGGGGGTCCCCAAGTTAG